In one Lycorma delicatula isolate Av1 chromosome 5, ASM4794821v1, whole genome shotgun sequence genomic region, the following are encoded:
- the LOC142324729 gene encoding tubulin alpha-3 chain-like produces MGSSCWQLYLLEHGINLNGELQEKNCDRDDNLNTFFDRVGNNKLIPRAILVDLEPTVIGEIRREAKDLFHPEQLIAGKEDAANNFARGRLSTGRGVIETLADQIRKVTDNCSGVAGFLIFHSFGGGTGSGLTSLIMDELTQSFPKKCRLQFAVYPAPQISTAVVEPYNTILTTHTTLNESDCAFMVDNEAIYDICHNKLDVDRPTYKNLNQLTSQVVSSITASLRFDGQLNVDLTEFQTNLVPYPRIHFPLVAYAPIISQKKVMHHGLSVTELTSECFDPKNQLVKCDSRQGKYMACCLLYRGDIVPKDVNAAIASLKEKQNIQFVSWCPTGFKVGINYQAPTSSSSGDMATVKRAVAMMTNTTAIAVAWAKLNRKFHLMFAKRAFVHWYYEEGMEESDFKEAKEDLLALESDYHEVDSDISSPTGKTAESDDSQSDM; encoded by the exons ATGGGTTCCAGCTGTTGGCAATTGTATCTTCTTGAACATGGTATAAACCTGAATGGTGAACTACAAGAAAAGAACTGTGACAGAGATGAtaacttaaatacattttttgatcgTGTagggaataataaattaattccaagaGCGATACTAGTTGACCTTGAGCCAACTGTTATTG GTGAAATTCGTCGAGAAGCAAAAGATTTATTTCACCCGGAACAATTAATAGCTGGAAAAGAAGATGCAGCAAATAATTTTGCTAGAGGACGACTTTCAACTGGTCGTGGTGTTATTGAAACACTTGCTGATCAGATCAGAAAGGTTACAGATAATTGTTCTGGCGTAGCTGGGTTTCTCATATTTCATTCATTTGGAGGGGGTACTGGCTCAGGTCTAACATCACTTATAATGGATGAATTGACACAatcatttccaaaaaaatgtcGTTTACAATTTGCAGTTTATCCTGCACCACAG ATATCAACAGCAGTAGTAGAGCCATACAATACAATCCTAACGACTCATACCACACTGAATGAATCAGACTGTGCATTTATGGTTGATAATGAAGCTATATATGATATATGTCACAACAAATTAGATGTGGACAGGCCAACTTATAAGAATCTAAATCAATTGACAAGTCAGGTTGTGTCCTCTATAACAGCTTCTCTTCGTTTTGATGGTCAACTAAATGTTGACCTTACAGAATTTCAGACAAATTTAGTTCCTTATCCAAGAATACATTTTCCTTTAGTAGCTTATGCCCCCATAATATCACAGAAAAAAGTTATGCATCATGGACTGTCTGTTACTGAATTAACAAGTGAATGTTTTGATCCAAAGAATCAATTAGTAAAATGTGATTCACGTCAAGGAAAATATATGGCTTGCTGTCTTCTGTATCGTGGTGATATAGTACCAAAAGACGTTAATGCTGCAATAGCTTCGCTcaaggaaaaacaaaatatccagtTTGTTAGCTGGTGTCCCACTGGTTTTAAG GTTGGTATCAACTATCAAGCTCCAACTTCAAGTTCAAGTGGAGACATGGCAACTGTAAAAAGAGCAGTGGCTATGATGACAAACACAACTGCAATAGCTGTGGCATGGGCTAAACTgaatagaaaatttcatttaatgtttgcCAAACGAGCATTTGTTCATTGGTATTATGAAGAAGGCATGGAGGAATCAGATTTTAAAGAAGCAAAGGAAGATCTTCTAGCTTTAGAAAGTGATTATCATGAAGTTGATTCAGATATAAGTAGTCCTACAGGGAAAACTGCAGAATCTGATGATAGTCAATCTGACATGTAG